The DNA sequence ATCTCAAGGCATTCGACGGCATCGAAGCCAATTCGATGCTCGAGCTGGAGCCACCGGTCCATACGCGGCTGAGAACACTGGTCAACCGGGCTTTCGTCTCCCGTCAGGTCGAACGGTTACGGCCGCGCGTCGAGGCGCTCGCCAACGAATTGATCGATCGTTTCGAACCTGGCAAGGCCGTCGACCTCCTGCCGGCCTTCGCCTCCCCGCTGCCAATCACCATCATCGCCGAAATGCTTGGCGTGCCGGTGGAGATGGGGCCGCGACTGCTCGACTGGTCGCATCAAATGGTCGCCATGTATATCCACGGCCGCACCCGTGAGACCGAGGAGACGGCCAACCGTGCCGCGGGCGAATTTTCCGATTTCCTGCGCGGCTACGTGACCGAACGGCGCAAGAAGCCGGGCGATGACCTGCTGTCGCTGCTGATCTCGGCCCAGGAGGACGGCCAGAAACTGTCAGAGGACGAGCTGGTCTCCTCGGCCATCCTGCTGCTCAACGCCGGCCACGAAGCAACCGTGCACCAGACCGGCAATGCCGTCCATTCCATCCTGGCACAAGGCGGCGACCCGCGCCGCTTCTTTACCTCGCCAGAGGCGACGGCGGCGACGGTCGAGGAATGCCTGCGTTTCGATGCGCCGCTGCACATGTTCATGCGCTATGCCTATGAGAAAATCCAAATCGCGCCCGGCATCGTCGTGCGGCCGGGCCAGACGATCGGACTTCTGCTTGGCATGGCCAATCATGATCCGCATGCCTTCGCCGAACCGCAGACCTTCCGGCCGGAGCGCACCGACCAGAAGAATGTATCATTCGGCGCCGGCATCCATTTCTGCATCGGTGCGC is a window from the Mesorhizobium australicum WSM2073 genome containing:
- a CDS encoding cytochrome P450, whose amino-acid sequence is MTKSTLSYLAFDPATRQLRLDPREPAFFLNPYEAYGFLHEASNAFFWEEFGFWCFGGFGDVNRLLRDRRFGRQNPAGIPDSRGVGQDRTHLKAFDGIEANSMLELEPPVHTRLRTLVNRAFVSRQVERLRPRVEALANELIDRFEPGKAVDLLPAFASPLPITIIAEMLGVPVEMGPRLLDWSHQMVAMYIHGRTRETEETANRAAGEFSDFLRGYVTERRKKPGDDLLSLLISAQEDGQKLSEDELVSSAILLLNAGHEATVHQTGNAVHSILAQGGDPRRFFTSPEATAATVEECLRFDAPLHMFMRYAYEKIQIAPGIVVRPGQTIGLLLGMANHDPHAFAEPQTFRPERTDQKNVSFGAGIHFCIGAPLARLELQVSLRTLFERHPQLHLAEQPRFRDTYHFHGLERLAVVFS